Sequence from the Penaeus vannamei isolate JL-2024 chromosome 25, ASM4276789v1, whole genome shotgun sequence genome:
gtggtggtgcaggtggtggtggcaattgtgatgatgctggtgagttgatgtaatggtgatggtagtggtgattttgatggaggtggtgttgatgatgatggtggtaacaatgctggtggtggtggtggtggtggtggcagtgttgtggtaatggtgctggtggtgaaggtggtggtgcgTTGTGGTGcgtaatggtggtggaggtggaggtgctggtgttggtgcggtggcggtggtggtaatggtgctggtggtggaggtggtggtgatggtgttggtggtggtggtggtgcaggtggtggtgatggaggtggtggtgatggtgacaggtGATCGCTGGAAACGTTCTCGCTGTGGGGAACGGGTGGCAGAGTGGGAAGTGCGAGGGACAGGGGAGGCAAACGACTCGGCATCCGCGAGAGGAAGCCCAGGTTCCTCTGCGCTCGAGTCACTGTCAGGAACATGATGAATCGAAGAAGATGGGTTAAGGGAGGTGAGTTGCTGCAAAAACGTGGTTGGGGTCCGCCtgtctcctcccatctcttcttgTTCGTTGGGGATTGGGTGATTAAAAGTCGTGCTTTCCTTAGTATTTGGTGTATGCATACATGACGATCTTAGCAATTTTTGCAAAAATTCATGTAAATGTGCAAACTCCGCAAATTAAtgaactaaaaaaagaagaataagaaaaggaataggttggtacacacacacaaaaaaaaaatcttatttcacTTCTATGATCAATGATTGTGGATGGGTtttatgattgccattatcatcatccaataTCTGCAAGAGgcactcctatctatctatctgtctatttggtcatttatttctctgtctatctctcttcgccACTTAGGCAAAGGCCGTGATATCTTTGCAGAAAAAAAGGGACATTTTCAGAAAGTGATTGCATgggataggcctacatttttccTATAGATACAGAATTAAGATTTTTGGAAATTTCTGTTTCCcgcttcattattatcgttcggGTTCGCCCTTGCTCTAGCTACTCAATTTCCATAGAAAACACACAGTCAAAATTAATGGAGAATTAAATAGAGTTATCCTATGGTATCATAATAAAGGTATCAATTGGTTCTACCAAATTAAGGActgttctgtctctcctctctctctctctctccctctctttctttctctctgtctctctctctctctgatctctgtTCATTTGCCCATAGATAGACCTGGTAATTTTACACATGATGAGCCATTTTatcctataataacaacaaaaacaataaaatatttatgacactaaagcagtaataacaataatgacagaagaGGCCGAGAAaggggagacccaggaagtcgcccaggaggcCGAGAgcgagacccagaaagtcgcccgagagcccgaaaaaagagacccaggaagtcgccgaagagcccgaaaaggagacccaggagagTTCAGCcctcgaggccgagaaggagaaacaggaagtcgcccaggagctcgagatggagacccaggaagtcagcccaggagcccgagaaggagacccaaggaagtctccgaagagccggagaaggagacccaggaagtcgtcgaagagcccgagaagttgatccaggaagtctccgaagagcccaagaaggagacccaggaagtcttcGAAGAGCTTGAGAAGCagcggagacccaggaagtcaccgaagagcccgagaaggagacccaggaagtcacccttgagcccgagaaggagacccaggatgtcaccctcgagcccgagaagggggAACACAGGGAAGTCGCCTCAGagaccgaaaaggagacccatgtgggaagtcgccgaagagcccgagaaggaggaccCATGTATGggagtcaccgaagagcccgagaaggggagacccaggaagtcaccgaggagctcgagaaggaagACCGAGGAGGtctgccgaagagcccgagaaaggagacccaggaagctcGCCGAATagtctgagaaggagacccaggaagtctccgaaaagagccctgagaaggagacccaggaaggtcGCTGCCctcagagcccgagaaggagacccaggaagtcaccgaagagctcgagaaggagacctaggaagtcgcccaggagcccgagaaggagacccatggaAGTCTGcataagagcccgagaaggagacccagtaagtcgcccaggagcccggaggaacgagacccaggaagtcgccggagAGCCccgaaaggagacccaggaggtcgtgcTGAAAGAGGCGAAAAGGAGACCTGCCCAGGgaggtcgccctcgagcccgagaagctGAGaaacaggaagtcgcccaggagctcgagatggagacccaggaagtcgcccagggaGGCCAGAAGGAGACCtccaggaagtctccgaagagccggagaaggaggacccaggaagtcgtcgaagaggGCGAAGTTGATCCAGGAAGATCCTCCcagaagagcccaagaaggagaacaggaagtcgccgaagagcttgaGAAGGCGAGACCCATGGAAGTCactgaagagcccgagaagggagggccaggaagtcaccctcgagacctgagaaggagacccaggaagtcgccgaagagcccgagaaggagactcccATGAGAGTCACcgaaagagcccgagaaggagacccaggaagtcaccgaggaGCTCgaagaaggagacctaggaagtcgccgaagagcccgagaaggagaccccaggaagtcgccgaatagtctgagaaggagacctaggaagtcaccctcgagcccgatgcaaagagacccaggaagtcgcccagagccccgagaaggagacccaggaagtcgcgcctcgagcccgagaaggagacccaggaagtcgccgaagagctctcgagaaggagacctagggaagtcgcccgggagcccgagaaggagacccgggaagtcgcataagagcccgagaaggagacccaggaagtcgccctcgataCCGAGAAGGAGAGACCTTAGGAAGTCGTCCGGGAGCCCCGAAGGGgagccaggaagtcgcccaggagcccgagaagggagACTCCagggaagtcgccgaagaggcccgagaaggagacctgcaggaagtcgccgaagaacccgagagagaaggacagacctAGAGAAGTCGCCaggagagcccgagaaggagacccaggaagtcgcccaggagcccgagaagggagacccgggaagtcgccgaagagccttgAAGAAAGGGAtacctaggaagtcgccgtagagcccgagaaggagacccaggaagtcgccgagagagcccgagaatgagacccgggaagtcacgcaggagcccgagaaggagatccaagaAATCGCCGaagaagcccgagaaggagacccaggaagtcgccatgaAGAGCCCAGAAGGAGACTcgggaagtctccgaagagctcTGAGAGAAGGAGCGACCCGGAATTccccaagagcctgagaaggagacccaggaagtcgccgaggagCCAGGGCTCGGAGAGCAGGAAGTCGCTCCTCGAGCCCGagggaggagaccctggaagtcgccaagaagagcccgagatggagacccaggaagtggcccaaagagcccgagaaggaatctgaggaagtcgcctaggagcccaAGGAAGGGAGACCCAAGCAGAAGTCGCTTAGGAGCCCGAGCAAGGAGATCcgcaggaagtcgcccaggagcccgaggcAGAAgcgagaccaaggaagtcgcccaggagcccgagaaggagaccaatgAAGTCGCCttgggagcccgagaaggagcgaCCCAAggagaagtcgccgaagagcccgagaaggagctcAAAGAAGTCTTCCCTTGaggctcgagaaggagacccaggaagtcgccctgcccaggagctcgagaagggaGTCCCAgaaagtcgcccaggagcccgagaaggaggaccCCAAGAAGTCGCCGAAGCGAGCCtggcgagaaggaggagcaggaagtcaCCCTTAGGCCCACATATGGagaacccaggaagtcgcctaagagcccgagaaggagacccaggaagtcgccgaaaaaCCACGAGAAAGAGACTCGAGGAAGTCCCCTGAAGAGGCCGAGAaccagacccaggaagtcatccttgGGCCCGAgaaggaagagacccaggaagtctgcccaggagatcgagaaggagatccaggtgaagtcgcccaggagcccgagaatgagacccaggaagtcgccagggagcctcgagaaggagacccagaagtcgccgaagaggcccAAAAAGGAGACCCCAGGAAGTGGCCCAGGGAGCCTCTGAGAAGGAATCCCAGGAAGCCGCCCATGGCAGCCcggagggagacccaggaagtcgcccacgagccCGCGAAGGGGCCCCAGGAAGTTGCCCACGAGCctgccgagaaggagaccaaggaagtcgccgaggagcccgagaagggAGGGACCCAAGAAGTCGCTTGAAGAGCCCAAGAAAGAGGATCCAAAAGAAGTCGCGCCAGAgctcgagaagaagacccagggaagtcgcccaggagctcgagaagaagGTCCCAGGAAGTCGCTTGGGAGCCCGAgaaggggacccaggaagtcgccgaagagcccgagaaggagaaccaggaagtcacccttgagcccaatatggagacccaggaagtcgcctaagagccctaagaagaggagacccaggaaatcgctgAAGAgccccaagaaggagacccaggaagtcccagaatagcccgagaaggagacccaggaagtcctcaCGCCTTTGACTGCCCGAGAAGGAggccaggaagtcacccttgaggcgagaagggagacccaggaaatcacccttgagcccgagaaggagacccaggaagtcgcccaggagatcgagaaggagatccaggaagtcgcccaggagctccaGGAGACCCAGAAATCGTcgaggagcccgagaaggggacccaggaagtcgtcttgggagcccgagaaggagatcgagGAAGTACCCGAAGAGCCCGATAAGGAAacacaggaagtcacccttgagcccgaagagacccaggaagtcacccttgagcccgagaaggacacccaggaagtcgccctcgagcccgagaaagagacccaggtggAAGTCGCcgaaagagcccgagaaggagaccaaagaagtcacccttgagctcgagaagggagaccctggaagtcgcccaggagctcgagaaggagtcccaggaagtcgcccaggagcccgagacagggacagaccctggaagtcgcctgaagagcccgagaaggagaaccagtggaagtcacccttgaacccaatatggagacccaggaagtcgccctaagagcccgagaagggagacccaggaaatcgccgaagagccctgcagaaggagacccaggaagtccctgaaggagcccagaaggagacccaggaagtcatccttcggccgagaaggagaccagagAGAGTCGCCCATAGgagatcgagaaggagatccagggaagtcgcccaggagccccgAGGCTGAGACCTGCGGatagtcgcccaggagcccggagaaggagacccgggaagtcgccttgagaagagcccgaaaaggagacccagggaagtggccaaggagcccgagaaggCTGAATCTGATCCTTGAAGTCGCCCACGAGCCCGGAGGTAGAAGgaggacccaggaagtcgcccaggagcccgagaagggagACCCAGGAGAGTCGCCTGAAACCCGAGAAgcgagaccaaggaagtcgccgaggagcccgagaaggaaaggggtggaagcTCTGCCGAAGAGCCggaggaaggagacccaggaagtcgtcgaagagccctTGAAGTTGATCCAGGAAGTCCTCCGAagaagcccaagaaggagacccaggaagttcgcCGAAGAGCTTGAGAAGAGGAGACCCAGtagaagtcaccgaagagccctgAGAGAAGGAGACCTGCAGGAAGTCACGCTTGAGGCCCGAGAAGGAGGCCAAGGATGTCACCTCGAGCCCGaggtgaaggagacccaggaagtcaccctcgagaccGAGAAGGGagaccaggaagtcgccgaagagcccgagaaggagaccgcgggagtcaccgaagagcctccggagaaggagacccaggaagtcaccgaggagctgcctgagaaggagacccaggaagtcgccgaagagcccgagaaggagacccaggaaggtcGCCGAATAgtcctgagaaggagacccaggaagtcaccctcgcgAGCCCTCGATAAAGAGACTCAGGAAGCTCGccagaagagcccgagaaggagacccaggaagtcgccctcgagcccgagaaggagagccaggaagtccccgaagagctcgagaaggagggCCGAGGAAGTCGCCcggggagcccgagaaggagacccaggaagtcgcataaggagcccgagaaggagacccagtaagtcgccACACAAGGCCGTTGGagaacgagacccaggaagtcgccggagagcccgaaaaggagacccaggaggatatcgtcgaagagcccgaaaaggagacccagggaggtcgccctcgagcgcctgagaaggagaaacaggaagtcgcccaggagtctCGAGATGGAGACCCAGGGAAGTCGCccaaggagcccgagaaggagaccccaggaagtctccgaagagccggAAGAAGGAGAgccaggaagtcgtcgaagaaAGCCTCCGAGAAGTTGatccaggaagtctccgaagagcccaAAAAGGAGactccaggaagtcgccgaagagcttgaagaaggagacccaggaagtcgcgaAGAGCCTCGAGAAGGGAGAccgaggaagtcaccctcgagaccgagaaggagacccaggaagtcgccgaagagcccgagaaggagaccgcaGGAGTCACcgaaagagcccgagaaggaggcccaggaagtcaccgagggAGCtcggagaaggagacccaggaagtttccgccgaagagcccgagaaggagacccaggaagtcgccgaatagacctgagaaggagacccaggaagtcaccctcgagcccgataaagagacccaggaagtcgccgaagagccggagaaggagacccaggaagtcgccctcgagcccggagaaggagacccaggaagtcgccgaagagctcgagagaaggagacctaggaagtcgcccgggagcccgagaaggagacccaggaaattaTAGAAGcccgaaggagacccaggaagtcgccctcgataCCGAGAAGAGAACCCTAGGGAAGTCgtccgggagcccgagaaggagacctaggaagtcgcccaggagcccgagaaagagacccaggaagtcgccgaagagcccgagaaggagacccaggaagtcgccgaagaacccgagaaggagacctagggaagtcgccgaagagcccgagaagggagacccaggaagtcgcttaggagcccgagaaggagacccaggaagtcgccgaagagcctaaGAAGGGAtacctaggaagtcgccgtagGGCCTTCGagaagggagacccaggaagtcgccgaagagcccgagaatgagacccaggaagtcacccagaatTCAGAGAAGGAGATCCAAgaaatcgccgaagagcccgagaaggagacccaggaagtcgccgaagcagctcgagaaggagactcgggaagtctccgaagagctcgagaaggagggCCAGGAATTCCccagggagcccgagaaggagaacccgGGAAGTACCGAGGAGCTTCCGGAGAATGAAACCcagggaagtcgccctcgagcccgaggagacccaggaagtcgccgaagagcccgagatggagacccaggaagtggcCCAAGAGCCCGGAGAAGGGAactcccaggaagtcgcctaagaccCCGAGAAagggagacccaagaagtcgcccaggagcccgagaaggagacccaggcaaGCTCAGCcttaggagcccgagaaggaggcagcaccaccaaggaagtcgcccaggagcccgagaaggagaccaaggaagtcgccaaggagcccgagaaggagatatatatatatatatatatatatatatatatatatatatatat
This genomic interval carries:
- the LOC138866382 gene encoding serrate RNA effector molecule homolog B-like, which produces MTEEAEKGETQEVAQEAESETQKVAREPEKRDPGSRRRARKGDPGEFSPRGREGETGSRPGARDGDPGTAETQEVTEEPEKETQEVTLEPEKETQDVTLEPEKGEHREVASETEKETHVGSRRRAREGGPMYGSHRRAREGETQEVTEELEKEDRGGLPKSPRKETQEARRIV